The proteins below come from a single Lineus longissimus chromosome 5, tnLinLong1.2, whole genome shotgun sequence genomic window:
- the LOC135488433 gene encoding uncharacterized protein LOC135488433, with product MDIGGGNLEALAEEDAENENWDVESEDSDDGLDGGIRAQEPNKFDSLCDGVLNAMALVHAGLSEFLEFKDEILVHSLPPNVLLRMGLVSGKVFRSVSDLHMPMNELIRMVRVYSTPWEEKSAALKKLHEDYENKQRQLGIAVRRLQMIDTNAKRNAKERRIMNWEKLFAKMTSAKGHGRRWKFMIKTFKDKAKDGFEHVKEYVDGLSDDEGESEDDHLLEDLETTCADKNVQILDMNALSDSSSFHSDEEEAEAMSIAGSRDIQSGSSHKRVHFDEESAPEMITIKKPEMEDKGTWTNEPEFDRCLNFRVHKPQGLDVRDIKCVVTYGKRYFKTNNLDIRVDIEELRKTMVKPVDKDSPAPKKGGRLIGTRGKTHAAMKAERDKELQDRDADRQRLEEEKRRLEERGLSEDFELTVADELPKGVSEDLAPHVDPLRIAVHHGNKEELIAMATIELEDLESCDLPIYYKDSPVGDDPFPEDPAQKSYVSFAEDSGLDDELRSETSSTTGRPQVNSDGVHLKFPLYTVKGRGDAAHQPVGQIPLTLKWGKMLRPKTFNRTSETMTVNELVHDLTGIDLDITSKEDIMKPPSEKTERALSAIDIPVPTPTPEPVEEVEEMVLKSEYNEMVGKYDQQMQLLQEEYESRLQELAESIESMQLQAQDVLLQEGMKTATPESIHGRHSSQFSRSPSAPFKPVRIRRAPQPPSEPAQQGNRKNFKIGRPLPKWGETLPGDFFERLKLFNEESELHRQEIAEKRQQEVYDDNEKKLTAEFKIAKPGEEEYNEMQDVSLPALFMPMRNGAGVYNPRAHQYFQASGSTGVRLTQPPSMMMLPPIPNHKLSVVNLFDISNNFTRSGSDWLMQRFVQDQGRRKDGTPQTPAPTVAGKRANMAKSAEVVIGERTIEMKPVPPLQEVEKGPSR from the exons ATGGATATAG GTGGCGGCAACCTGGAAGCTTTGGCTGAAGAAGATGCAGAGAATGAGAACTGGGATGTCGAGTCTGAAGAT AGTGATGATGGTCTTGATGGAGGCATTCGAGCTCAAGAACCCAACAAGTTTGACAGTCTGTGTGATGGGGTCCTCAATGCTATGGCACTGGTGCATGCTGGCTTATCAGAG ttccttgaaTTCAAAGACGAAATCTTGGTGCATTCTCTTCCACCAAATGTGCTCCTCAGAATGGGATTGGTCTCTGGGAAGGTCTTTAGGAG TGTGAGTGATCTGCACATGCCAATGAATGAGTTAATCAGGATGGTACGTGTTTACTCCACGCCGTGGGAAGAGAAGAGTGCTGCATTGAAAAAGTTGCACGAGGACtatgaaaacaaacaaagacAACTGGGGATTGCTGTCAGACGTCTGCAGATGATTGACACCAAT GCGAAGCGAAATGCCAAAGAACGTCGAATAATGAACTGGGAGAAACTGTTTGCTAAAATGACAAGTGCTAAAGGTCATGGTCGTCGGTGGAAGTTCATGATCAAAACTTTCAAGGACAAAGCAAAAGATGG ttttgagcATGTGAAAGAATATGTCGATGGCTTATCAGATGATGAGGGAGAATCTGAAGATGACCATCTGCTTGAAGACCTGGAGACAACATGTGCCGATAAAAATGTCCAGATTCTG GATATGAACGCCCTATCAGACTCCTCATCATTCCACTCGGACgaagaagaagcagaagccATGTCGATTGCTGGCAGTCGCGATATACAGTCAGGATCATCACATAAG AGAGTACACTTTGATGAAGAGTCTGCCCCGGAAATGATAACGATAAAAAAACCAGAGATGGAAGACAAGGGAACCTGGACCAATGAACCTGAGTTCGATCGTTGTCTAAACTTCAGAGTCCATAAGCCACAGGGTCTTGATGTACGAGATATCAAGTGTGTCGTAACATATGGAAAGAGGTATTTCAAGACGAACAATTTAGATATTCGTGTTGATATTGAGGAGCTCAGGAAGACGATGGTGAAGCCTGTGGATAAGGATTCACCGGCGCCAAAGAAAGGAGGCAGGCTGATTGGAACGAGAGGCAAAACACATG CTGCTATGAAGGCCGAGCGAGACAAAGAATTACAAGACAGGGATGCTGATCGACAAAGGCTGGAGGAAGAGAAGAGGAGACTGGAGGAAAGAGGATT ATCTGAAGACTTTGAATTGACCGTTGCTGATGAACTACCAAAGGGCGTGTCTGAAGACCTGGCCCCTCATGTTGACCCCCTACGAATTGCAGTTCATCATGGAAATAAGGAGGAACTTATTGCAATGGCGACGATAGAGTTAGAAGACTTAGAGAGTTGC GATCTTCCTATTTATTACAAAGACTCTCCAGTTGGTGATGACCCCTTCCCCGAAGATCCTGCGCAGAAGTCCTATGTTAGTTTTGCAGAAGACAGTGGACTGGATGATGAATTACGATCTGAAACAAGCTCAACTACTGGCCGACCTCAAGTAAACTCTGATGGTGTGCATCTGAAATTCCCACTCTACACTGTGAAAGGCCGAGGGGATGCTGCTCATCAACCAGTCGGACAAATACCTTTGACGCTAAAGTGGGGAAAGATGTTACGACCCAAGACATTTAATCGAACTTCTG AAACGATGACAGTAAACGAGTTGGTACATGATCTCACTGGTATTGACCTCGACATAACCTCGAAGGAAGACATAATGAAACCACCTTCAGAGAAGACAGAACGGGCATTATCAGCTATTGACATCCCAGTACCCACGCCCACGCCTGAGCCCGTTGAGGAGGTGGAGGAAATGGTCTTGAAGTCTGAGTATAATGAAATGGTGGGAAAATATGACCAGCAGATGCAGCTACTGCAGGAAGAATACGA GTCAAGGCTACAGGAGCTTGCTGAAAGTATTGAGAGCATGCAGCTACAAGCGCAAGACGTCCTCTTACAAGAAGGCATGAAGACCGCAACCCCGGAAAGCATTCATGGCCGCCATTCATCgcagttttcaaggtcaccttcGGCACCATTTAAGCCAGTTAGAATTCGCCGAGCCCCCCAGCCTCCTTCTGAACCAGCTCAGCAAGGGAACAGGAAGAACTTCAAGATTGGGAGGCCGCTGCCGAAATGGGGAGAAACTCTACCTGGTGAC tTCTTTGAGAGGCTGAAGCTGTTCAATGAAGAGAGTGAGCTACATCGACAAGAGATAGCGGAGAAGAGACAACAGGAAGTCTATGATGACAATGAGAAGAAATTGACAGCTGAGTTCAAAATAGCTAAGCCAGGAGAGGAGGAGTACAATGAAATGCAAG ATGTGAGCTTGCCTGCCCTGTTCATGCCAATGAGAAATGGTGCTGGCGTCTACAACCCGAGAGCTCATCAGTACTTTCAGGCGTCTGGATCAACAGGTGTGCGATTGACCCAGCCGCCATCCATGATGATGTTGCCACCTATACCTAATCAT AAACTTTCAGTGGTCAATCTCTTTGACATCAGCAACAACTTCACCCGTTCTGGCTCTGATTGGTTAATGCAGCGATTTGTACAAGATCAGGGCAGACGCAAGGATGGGACGCCGCAAACCCCAGCACCAACGGTGGCAGGCAAAAGGGCCAATATGGCTAAATCAGCGGAGGTTGTCATTGGGGAGAGGACGATTGAAATGAAACCTGTGCCACCACTACAGGAAGTTGAAAAAGGTCCAAGTCGATGA
- the LOC135488478 gene encoding nuclear migration protein nudC-like produces the protein MSSPDPERFDGMLLAMAQQCPGGVQELLDVLFSFLARKTDFYHGAGTAEAKKMILSKLEAHKKLADELHKEKQEELEEAERARKEKKAKKEAEEKKMQEEAMKKELKIMEISDEEAERIQKEIDQKNEVPMPKEEKKEVAKVEEDGKSAEEDDEEDEKDKGKLKPNSGNGGNYENYSFTQTLSDLEVRVPLKVSFPLKSKDVVVDFQKKHLKVGLKGHPPLIDGQLYNSIKVEECYWVLEDKTVVVIFLEKVNKMEWWSRIVMTDPEINTKKVQPENSKLADLDGDTRGMVEKMMYDQRQKEMGKPTSEEQKKQDIMDKFMKQHPEMDFSKCKFN, from the exons ATGTCATCTCCTGATCCTGAACGATTCGATGGGATGCTTCTTGCCATGGCACAACAGTGCCCTGGTGGTGTGCAAGAG CTCCTTGATGTCTTGTTCAGTTTCCTTGCAAGAAAGACAGATTTCTATCATGGGGCAGGCACTGCTGAGGCAAAGAAG ATGATTCTCAGTAAGTTGGAAGCCCACAAGAAATTAGCTGATGAACTTCATAAAGAGAAGCAAGAAGAATTGGAGGAGGCTGAACGGGCGCGGAAGGAAAAGAAAGCTAAGAAAGAGGCTGAGGAGAAAAAGATGCAGGAGGAGGCAATGAAAAAAGAACTAAAAATAATGGAGATAAGTGATGAGGAGGCCGAGAGGATACAGAAGGAAATTGACCAG AAAAATGAGGTACCAATGCCAAAGGAAGAAAAGAAAGAAGTAGCTAAAGTTGAGGAAGATGGCAAG TCAGCTGAAGAAGATGACGAAGAAGATGAAAAGGACAAAGGGAAATTAAAACCAAATAGTGGAAATGGTGGCAATTATGAGAATTATAGCTTTACACAAACCCTTTCAGATTTAGAG GTCCGTGTTCCACTTAAGGTATCATTCCCATTAAAAAGTAAAGATGTGGTAGTTGACTTCCAGAAAAAA CATTTAAAAGTTGGACTGAAGGGCCATCCTCCACTGATAGATGGGCAGTTGTACAACAGTATCAAGGTCGAAGAATGTTATTGGGTTCTCGAAGATAAAACAGTAGTTGTTATTTTCCTTGAAAAG GTCAATAAAATGGAATGGTGGAGTCGTATTGTGATGACTGACCCTGAAATCAACACAAAGAAAGTCCAGCCAGAGAACTCAAAG CTTGCTGATCTGGATGGTGATACGAGAGGAATGGTAGAAAAGATGATGTACGACCAGAGGCAAAAAGAGATGGGCAAACCAACATCAGAAGAGCAGAAAAAACAAGATATCATGGATAA ATTTATGAAACAACATCCTGAAATGGACTTCTCAAAGTGTAAATTCAACTGA